Genomic DNA from Paucilactobacillus hokkaidonensis JCM 18461:
TTCGGGAGAAGGGGTGCTGCACTAATGTGCAGCCGCAGTGAATAGGCCCAAGCGACTGTTTATCAAAAACACAGGTTTCTGCAAAATCGAAAGATGAAGTATAGGGGCTGACGCCTGCCCGGTGCTGGAAGGTTAAAAGGATGAGTTAGCTTCGGCGAAGCCCAGAATTGAAGCCCCAGTAAACGGCGGCCGTAACTATAACGGTCCTAAGGTAGCGAAATTCCTTGTCGGGTAAGTTCCGACCCGCACGAAAGGCGTAACGATTTGGGCACTGTCTCAACGAGAGACTCGGTGAAATTGAAGTACCTGTGAAGATGCAGGTTACCCGCGACAGGACGGAAAGACCCCATGGAGCTTTACTGTAGCTTGATATTGAGTGTTTGTACAGCTTGTACAGGATAGGTAGGAGCCATAGATACCGGAACGCTAGTTTCGGTGGAGGCGTTGGTGGGATACTACCCTCGCTGTATGACCACTCTAACCCGCACCACTAATCGTGGTGGGAGACAGTGTCAGGTAGGCAGTTTGACTGGGGCGGTCGCCTCCTAAAAAGTAACGGAGGCGCTCAAAGGTTCCCTCAGAATGGTTGGAAATCATTCGCAGAGTGTAAAGGCACAAGGGAGCTTGACTGCGAGACAGACAGGTCGAGCAGGGACGAAAGTCGGACTTAGTGATCCGGTGGTACCGTATGGAAGGGCCATCGCTCAACGGATAAAAGCTACCCTGGGGATAACAGGCTTATCTCCCCCAAGAGTCCACATCGACGGGGAGGTTTGGCACCTCGATGTCGGCTCATCGCATCCTGGGGCTGTAGTCGGTCCCAAGGGTTGGGCTGTTCGCCCATTAAAGCGGTACGCGAGCTGGGTTCAGAACGTCGTGAGACAGTTCGGTCCCTATCCGTCGCGGGCGCAGGAAATTTGAGAGGAGCTGTCCTTAGTACGAGAGGACCGGGATGGACATACCGCTGGTGTACCAGTTGTTCCGCCAGGAGCATAGCTGGGTAGCTACGTATGGATGAGATAAACGCTGAAAGCATCTAAGTGTGAAACTCGCCTCAAGATGAGATTTCCCATCTTTCTTCGGAAAGAGTAAGACCCCTCAGAGATGATGAGGTAGATAGGTTGGAAGTGGAAGTGCAGCGATGCATGAAGCGGACCAATACTAATCGGTCGAGGACTTAACCACAAAGTGGTGGAGTAGGTTGGTAAAAAAATCGATATTATTTAGTTTTGAGAGCGCAAGTTCTCATCATAGTTATAGCTATGAATAAGCACCATAAGTGTGGCGGCGATGGCCAGAAGGATACACCTGTTCCCATGCCGAACACAGAAGTTAAGCTTCTGAGCGCCGATAGTAGTTGGGGGATCGCTCCCTGCGAGGATAGGACGTTGCCATGCAATCTTAGGTATGAATCTTTTGATTCATACCTTTTTTTGTTGCTTTAATTTTTATTTATTCCATTGTTAAATTAGAATGTTAAATTAGAAAAAATTTATATGTTTTTCTAATCAGTTAATTGGTATTCAGTTCTCAAGACAGATATAATCAAAGCTAGTGATATTTGATTATAATAGGAAGTTCAGGTTTATATAATGCAAACTTTAATACACACTTTAGTTCAACGTAGATCTGATTTGATTCAGGCGCTATGGCAACATTTAGGAATTTCAGTAATTTCTCTATTAATTGCAATGGCAATCGCGATTCCATTGGCAATTTGGGTGGAGAAGCATGATCGTTTAGCGAATATTATGCTACAAATAACTAGTGTTTTACAAACAATTCCGTCGTTGGCGTTACTTGGATTGTTAATTCCATTTGTGGGAATCGGTTCAGTGCCGGCCGTTATTGCACTTGTGGTGTACGCCCTATTACCTATTTTTCAGAACACATATATCGGAATACAAGAAATTGATCCATCGATTGAAGAAGCAGCTGATGCTTTTGGAATGTCACGAATGCGTAAATTAGTGAAGGTTGAATTGCCAATCGCTATGCCTGTAATTATTTCAGGGATTCGAACAGCTCTAGTGATGATCATTGGGACGGCAACGTTAGCTGCATTGATTGGCGCTGGTGGACTTGGTACATTTATTTTATTAGGAATTGATCGTAATAATACGTCGCTAGTATTGATTGGTGCGATTGCATCAGCAGCACTAGCTTTGATTTTAAGCTATTTAATTCATGTTTTACAACGAGTAAAAATCCGGTACTCTTTAATTACCCTGGCAGTTATTTTGTTAGGCTTTATAGGTTACGGTTCATATAAGGTGATTGATCAACCTGCTGACGAAGTTGTAATTGCTGGTAAGCTTGGTTCAGAGCCTGATATTTTAATTAATATGTATAAGGAACTAATTGAAGATGATTCAAACGTTAAAGTAACATTGAAGCCGGATTTTGGTAAAACGAGTTTTTTATTTAGTGCACTTCGAAATAATCAAATTGATATCTATCCTGAATTTACCGGGACAGTGTTGGAAAGTTTAGTTAAAGTTAATTCTTCTGAAACAAAGAATCTATCACAGCAACAGACTTATCAACTAGCAAAACGAAAGCTGGCCAGTCAATATCACCTAAAGTATTTGAAACCGATGAAATACAATAATACCTATGCTTTAGCAGTAACTAAAAAGTTTGCTGAGGAAAACGGCTTGAAAGATATTAGTGACTTATCAGGAATTCAGGATAAAATTAAGGCTGGGATGACCCTAGAATTTATTGATCGTTCGGATGGCTTAAGGGGTGTAAAGAAATTATATGGATTAACCTTTACACCACAATCGATGAGTCCTGATCTTCGCTATGGTGCATTGCATGATGGTAAGGTCAATTTAGTTGACGCTTATTCAACCGATAGTCAGTTAAGGCAATACAATTTAGTCACTTTAAAGGATAATAAAAACCTATTTCCAGCTTATCAAGGCGCACCATTAATGAGCGAAAAGTTGGCTAAAAAACATCCAGAAATTGTTACATCACTCAATAAGCTAAGTAACAAGATAAGTGAAAAACAAATGCGGGAAATGAATTATCAGGTCAACGTGTTGAAACGGTCGCCTAAAACGGTGGCTCATGAATATTTAATTCAGCATCATTTATTAAAGTAGGGAGGTGTGAATATGGCTGAAGCGTTACTTAAGTTTGATCATGTTGGGAAGTCGTTTGATGGCAAGCAGGTAATTAAAGATTTTAATTTGGAAGTTCATAAAGGTGAATTGTTAGTATTAGTGGGTGCGTCTGGGTCCGGTAAGACAACAACCCTAAAGATGGTTAATCAATTAGAACGGCCAACAGATGGTGATATTTATTATCATGATAAACAGATTAAGGACTATAACGTACAAGAATTACGCTGGAACATCGGATATGTGCTTCAACAGATTGCCTTGTTTCCAACTATGACAGTGGCACAAAATATTCGTGTTATTCCAGAAATGAAAAAAATGCGAAAATCTGAAATCGATGAAACGGTCACCCGCTTGTTACAAGGCGTTGATCTTGATCCTAAAAAATATGCTAATCGATTTCCGCGAGAGTTATCAGGAGGTGAGCAGCAGCGGGTTGGAATTTTACGGGCCTTGGCTTCTAGTCCGGATGTTGTGCTGATGGATGAACCTTTTAGTGCGTTAGATCCGATTTCACGGACTTCTTTACAAAATTTGGTTCTAAGACTTCACGATGAATTGAAAAATACAATTATTTTTGTGACACATGACATGGACGAGGCACTCAAAGTTGGAGATCGAATTGCGATTATGAGTAATGGTAATTTAGTTCAGGTTGATACTCCAGAACAAATTGCCCAGCATCCGATTAATGATTTTGTTGCTAGTTTTTTTGCCTCAGCACGTGCAAAAAATATATATGACATTTATTTAGGCCGAGTTGGTATGGATGGCTATTATCAAGACCATGTGGATACTGCCGATATCGTACCATTAAATGGAGATGCTACTATCCGTGATGGGTTACAAGCATTAAGTGACCATGACGCAATTCAGGTCAATGATCGTGAAAGTGGTCGGGTTAAAGGATATTTGGATCGTGTTGCCATTATTCGCTACCTAAGTGAACATGAACGGGCATAATTATAGGTAAATACTAAAGTTAGTGTTACCGTGACGTTAAACAGATAAATATGGAGGTATGCAAAATGGCAGACTATGATGTGATTATAATTGGTGCTGGACCAGGCGGAATTGCGGCAGCTTATGGTCTACTCGCTAAAGGTGCAAAGGTAGCCATCGTTGAAGAAAATTTATGGGGTGGAACTTGTCCGAATCGGGGCTGTGATCCTAAAAAGATTTTATATGCCAGTGTAGAAGCAATTGAAAACGGACAGTATCTACAACACCATGGTTTAACTGGTGAATTAAAAGTCGACTGGTCTGCTTTGATGGATAATAAACGTCAATATACAAGTAAAATTCCGACTGGGACGAAGCAGGGATTGGATCATGCTAACATTGCTACGTTATCTGGTCATGCACAATTTTTAACTGACAATCAATTACAAGTTGGGGATCAGGTCGTTACGGCCACTGATTACATTATTGCTACTGGTCAACGGCCAGCAATTTTACCGATTGAAGGAAAAGAATATTTTCAAACTAGTACTGATTTTTTGGAT
This window encodes:
- a CDS encoding ABC transporter ATP-binding protein → MAEALLKFDHVGKSFDGKQVIKDFNLEVHKGELLVLVGASGSGKTTTLKMVNQLERPTDGDIYYHDKQIKDYNVQELRWNIGYVLQQIALFPTMTVAQNIRVIPEMKKMRKSEIDETVTRLLQGVDLDPKKYANRFPRELSGGEQQRVGILRALASSPDVVLMDEPFSALDPISRTSLQNLVLRLHDELKNTIIFVTHDMDEALKVGDRIAIMSNGNLVQVDTPEQIAQHPINDFVASFFASARAKNIYDIYLGRVGMDGYYQDHVDTADIVPLNGDATIRDGLQALSDHDAIQVNDRESGRVKGYLDRVAIIRYLSEHERA
- a CDS encoding ABC transporter permease/substrate-binding protein; this translates as MQTLIHTLVQRRSDLIQALWQHLGISVISLLIAMAIAIPLAIWVEKHDRLANIMLQITSVLQTIPSLALLGLLIPFVGIGSVPAVIALVVYALLPIFQNTYIGIQEIDPSIEEAADAFGMSRMRKLVKVELPIAMPVIISGIRTALVMIIGTATLAALIGAGGLGTFILLGIDRNNTSLVLIGAIASAALALILSYLIHVLQRVKIRYSLITLAVILLGFIGYGSYKVIDQPADEVVIAGKLGSEPDILINMYKELIEDDSNVKVTLKPDFGKTSFLFSALRNNQIDIYPEFTGTVLESLVKVNSSETKNLSQQQTYQLAKRKLASQYHLKYLKPMKYNNTYALAVTKKFAEENGLKDISDLSGIQDKIKAGMTLEFIDRSDGLRGVKKLYGLTFTPQSMSPDLRYGALHDGKVNLVDAYSTDSQLRQYNLVTLKDNKNLFPAYQGAPLMSEKLAKKHPEIVTSLNKLSNKISEKQMREMNYQVNVLKRSPKTVAHEYLIQHHLLK